From the Leifsonia sp. AG29 genome, one window contains:
- a CDS encoding YciI family protein: protein MSDEYVLLIREPNWNPDEMTPEQWQAGMAAHQAFQDAVAAAGERIVASSALKPEAQATRITPGDGAAVFTDGPFSETREVLTGFYSFTASSPEQARDLAALVPTGGWVELYPVLVLDAVR, encoded by the coding sequence ATGTCCGACGAGTACGTTCTGCTCATCCGCGAGCCGAACTGGAACCCCGACGAGATGACCCCGGAGCAGTGGCAGGCCGGCATGGCCGCGCACCAGGCGTTCCAGGACGCCGTTGCCGCTGCGGGGGAGCGGATCGTCGCGAGCAGCGCCCTCAAGCCGGAGGCCCAGGCCACGCGGATCACCCCCGGCGACGGAGCGGCCGTCTTCACCGACGGGCCGTTCAGCGAGACCCGGGAGGTGCTCACCGGCTTCTACAGCTTCACCGCCTCGAGCCCGGAGCAGGCCCGGGACCTCGCCGCCCTGGTGCCGACCGGGGGGTGGGTCGAGCTCTACCCGGTCCTCGTCCTCGACGCGGTGCGCTGA
- a CDS encoding TetR/AcrR family transcriptional regulator translates to MPQADSASPAQPSARDRILDAFEELLAEQSERAATLDAVAARAGVSKGGLLYHFASKEALVAGVLARFREVLDDDVERMRTAPAGPVDYFLRTSIPTDSRFERAVVAVARLAQASDARARDALAGAQRAWLEVLETAVGDPMVARTVMLIGDGMYYNTALLPAANTVLRDETDIDELIALVSRLGRRGD, encoded by the coding sequence ATGCCGCAGGCCGACTCCGCCTCCCCCGCGCAGCCCTCCGCTCGCGACCGCATCCTCGACGCGTTCGAAGAGCTGCTCGCCGAGCAGAGCGAGCGGGCCGCGACCCTCGACGCCGTCGCCGCGCGCGCCGGGGTGTCCAAGGGCGGCTTGCTCTACCACTTCGCATCGAAGGAGGCGCTCGTCGCCGGTGTGCTGGCCCGGTTCCGCGAGGTCCTCGACGACGACGTCGAGCGCATGCGCACGGCGCCCGCCGGGCCCGTCGACTACTTCCTCCGCACCTCCATCCCGACCGACTCCCGCTTCGAGCGGGCGGTCGTGGCCGTCGCCCGGCTGGCCCAGGCCTCCGACGCGCGGGCGCGCGACGCTCTCGCGGGAGCGCAGCGCGCTTGGCTGGAGGTGCTCGAGACCGCCGTGGGCGATCCGATGGTCGCCCGGACCGTCATGCTCATCGGCGACGGCATGTACTACAACACGGCTCTCCTGCCCGCGGCCAACACCGTCCTTCGCGACGAGACCGACATCGACGAGCTCATCGCCCTGGTGAGCCGCCTCGGTCGCCGCGGCGACTGA
- the serA gene encoding phosphoglycerate dehydrogenase has product MTKPVVLIAEELSPATVDALGPDFEIRNVDGTDRPALLSAVSDADAILVRSATKVDAEVISVARQLKVVARAGVGLDNVDIKAATNAGVMVVNAPTSNIISAAELTVGHILSLARHIPAAHNALAQGQWKRSKYTGVELYEKTIGIIGLGRIGALITARLQAFGTTVVAYDPYVTSARAQQLGVQLVTLEELLAQSDFITIHMPKTPETTGMISDDQLALMKPTAFIVNVARGGLIDEDALYRALSSKSIAGAGLDVFVSEPPQDSPLLSLENVVVTPHLGASTDEAQEKAGVSVARSVRLALSGELVPDAVNVAGGVIDPYVRPGIPLVEKLGQVFSGLAHSPVTSIDVEVRGELVDYDVSVLKLAALKGIFTNIVSETVSYVNAPLLADQRGIEVRLITDSVSEEYRNLITLRGALSDGSQISVSGTLTGPKQIEKIVGINGYDVEVPVAEHLVVMIYDDRPGIVAVYGREFGEAAINIAGMQVARTTPGGKALSVLTVDSRVPEGLLEKVRVAIDADLMQEIDITES; this is encoded by the coding sequence GTGACAAAGCCGGTCGTCCTGATCGCCGAAGAACTCTCGCCCGCCACCGTCGACGCCCTCGGGCCCGACTTCGAGATCCGGAACGTGGACGGCACCGACCGCCCGGCCCTCCTGTCCGCCGTCTCCGACGCGGACGCGATCCTCGTGCGTTCGGCGACGAAGGTCGACGCGGAGGTCATCTCGGTCGCCCGTCAGCTCAAGGTGGTCGCCCGTGCGGGCGTCGGTCTCGACAATGTCGACATCAAGGCGGCGACGAACGCCGGCGTCATGGTGGTGAACGCCCCCACCTCCAACATCATCTCGGCGGCCGAGCTCACCGTCGGCCACATCCTGAGCCTCGCCCGTCACATCCCCGCGGCGCATAACGCGCTCGCGCAGGGCCAGTGGAAGCGGTCGAAGTACACCGGCGTCGAGCTGTACGAGAAGACGATCGGCATCATCGGCCTCGGCCGCATCGGCGCCCTCATCACAGCCCGCCTCCAGGCTTTCGGCACCACGGTCGTCGCCTACGACCCGTACGTCACGAGCGCTCGCGCCCAGCAGCTCGGGGTGCAGCTCGTGACCCTGGAGGAACTGCTCGCCCAGTCGGACTTCATCACGATCCACATGCCCAAGACGCCCGAGACGACCGGCATGATCTCCGACGACCAGCTGGCGCTCATGAAGCCCACCGCCTTCATCGTCAACGTCGCGCGCGGCGGTCTGATCGACGAGGACGCGCTCTACCGCGCCCTGAGCAGCAAGAGCATCGCCGGCGCCGGGCTCGACGTGTTCGTCTCCGAGCCTCCCCAGGACTCGCCCCTCCTCTCGCTCGAGAACGTCGTCGTCACGCCGCACCTCGGCGCCTCCACCGACGAGGCGCAGGAGAAGGCGGGCGTCTCCGTGGCCCGCTCGGTCCGGCTCGCCCTGTCGGGCGAGCTCGTCCCCGACGCGGTCAACGTCGCGGGCGGGGTCATCGACCCGTACGTCCGCCCCGGCATCCCGCTGGTCGAGAAGCTCGGCCAGGTCTTCTCCGGCCTCGCTCACAGCCCGGTGACGAGCATCGACGTGGAGGTCCGCGGCGAACTCGTCGACTACGACGTCAGCGTGCTCAAGCTCGCCGCCCTCAAGGGCATCTTCACGAACATCGTGAGCGAGACGGTCTCGTACGTGAACGCCCCGCTTCTCGCCGACCAGCGCGGCATCGAGGTGCGCCTCATCACCGACTCCGTCAGCGAGGAGTACCGCAACCTGATCACGCTGCGCGGCGCGCTGAGCGACGGAAGCCAGATCTCGGTCTCGGGCACCCTGACCGGCCCGAAGCAGATCGAGAAGATCGTGGGCATCAACGGCTACGACGTGGAGGTGCCGGTCGCCGAGCACCTCGTGGTGATGATCTACGACGACCGCCCCGGCATCGTCGCGGTCTACGGCCGCGAGTTCGGCGAGGCGGCGATCAACATCGCGGGCATGCAGGTGGCGCGCACGACCCCGGGCGGCAAGGCGCTGAGCGTCCTCACGGTCGACTCGCGCGTGCCGGAGGGACTGCTCGAGAAGGTTCGCGTCGCCATCGACGCCGACCTCATGCAGGAGATCGACATCACCGAGTCCTGA
- a CDS encoding RNA polymerase sigma factor: MTATALERAFREESARILGAVARTTGDLLLAEDAMQEAFARALAETARGRAPENPAAWITAVARRVAIDSARREQTASRAVPALAARAELAPPLGVPGAAGSESFFTGDERLELILLVAHPDLGPEARIALALRFVCGVPTARIAEAFLVPEATMAARLTRAKKRIHDSRIRFSPDRPGALDERMPDALTTIYLLYTVGHATTDDALRADAVALARDAHRIAPGTETAGLLGLLLLTEARQATRVNADDEFVTLRDADRLRWDVPLMIEGERLATIALSGDGRYALQAGIAGLHAVAGAWEATDWTAIVRLYDGLVRVWPSRSARLARIVALGHSPDAGPDVALAQLAADPELFEGVLAASAFEARAELQRLAGRWREESMDLARALAAASEGRTRRTLARRLSELS, translated from the coding sequence GTGACCGCGACCGCCCTGGAGCGCGCGTTCCGCGAGGAGTCCGCGCGCATCCTCGGGGCGGTCGCGCGCACGACGGGCGACCTCCTGCTCGCCGAGGACGCGATGCAGGAGGCGTTCGCCCGCGCCCTCGCGGAGACAGCGCGGGGCCGCGCTCCCGAGAATCCCGCCGCGTGGATCACCGCGGTCGCCCGGCGAGTGGCGATCGATTCCGCACGCAGGGAGCAGACCGCATCACGCGCCGTGCCGGCACTCGCGGCTCGTGCGGAGCTCGCCCCGCCGCTCGGGGTGCCCGGCGCCGCCGGGTCGGAGTCGTTCTTCACGGGGGATGAGCGGCTCGAGCTGATCCTCCTCGTCGCGCATCCCGACCTCGGCCCGGAAGCACGCATCGCCCTCGCCCTGCGTTTCGTCTGCGGCGTCCCGACGGCTCGGATCGCCGAGGCGTTCCTCGTGCCGGAGGCGACCATGGCGGCACGGCTCACGCGAGCCAAGAAGCGCATCCACGACTCGCGCATCCGGTTCTCGCCGGACCGGCCGGGCGCCCTCGACGAGCGCATGCCGGATGCTCTCACGACCATCTACCTGCTCTACACGGTCGGGCACGCGACGACGGACGACGCTCTGCGTGCCGACGCGGTCGCGCTCGCTCGTGATGCGCACCGGATCGCGCCCGGCACCGAGACCGCGGGCCTCCTCGGGCTCCTGCTTCTCACGGAGGCGCGTCAGGCGACGCGGGTTAACGCCGACGACGAGTTCGTCACCCTCCGCGACGCGGACCGGCTCCGCTGGGACGTCCCGCTGATGATCGAGGGGGAGCGGCTCGCGACGATCGCGCTGTCGGGCGACGGCCGGTACGCGCTGCAGGCAGGGATCGCCGGTCTGCACGCGGTCGCCGGAGCGTGGGAGGCCACCGACTGGACCGCGATCGTCCGCCTCTACGACGGCCTGGTGCGCGTCTGGCCGAGCCGTTCCGCGCGGCTGGCACGCATCGTGGCGCTCGGCCACAGTCCGGACGCCGGGCCGGATGTTGCCCTCGCTCAGCTCGCGGCCGATCCGGAGCTGTTCGAGGGCGTGCTCGCCGCGTCGGCCTTCGAGGCGCGTGCCGAGCTCCAGCGCCTCGCGGGGAGGTGGCGCGAGGAGTCGATGGATCTGGCGCGGGCCCTGGCGGCCGCCTCCGAGGGGCGCACGCGGCGCACCCTGGCGAGACGACTGTCGGAATTGAGCTGA